The genomic window ATAATATCGGGGAAGTATAATGTCGAATATTCTTAAAGTTTATAAGggtattttgatattttcaccTATCATATTTTTGTcctaaaaaaattccttttctaCTTTGATGTAAACTTTCTTAATTTACACCGgggataaaataattaaaaaaaatcaatggtgTTTTAGTAATTAAATGTAGTTCATAGGGTCCGCAAAGTCAGGTAATTAGAAGAGATAAGGAAGACGTAACCTCACACTCGCCCCCAAAAGCACGTGCTCAAAGTCATCAAAGCTACACTCTCGGCGTGCACAACACGCTCCTGTAAAAGGGCGTGGTTAAAGACGCGACAGTGAAAATTAAGGGCGGCTGTGAATAGTTAAGGAACTTGTCGGCTTTGTGAGTGAGAATTAAAtactaattaataaaaaaaggtgaaaagaattgaataaaaataataaattattaatataataaaaaagttaaaataaaaatgatgaaggtGGTGGTGATTAGTCGCGGAGTTGTGATGATATTGAGAGTTTTAATGGTAGAATAGCCAGGGAAGTCTCAGCAAAAAAGGCCTAGAAAAAGAGAGGGAGTTTGAGTTTGTGTGGGAATGGAAAAAGGGAGACATGCTCGTGTTTATACCAACAAGACTACCATCACTCGTGCTTCCTTTGAGACTAACCCGAATCTTTAAGGTGActttttttcccttgttttaAGGGGCATGGTCTCTTATCTCATTCTCCTGTCTCttcgcctttttttttttttttttttctgaaattctgGAATTTTGATTCAGTTTGGTGAGTTTTATCAAGTGGGTATGATTCTCTTTTGTGTGTAAGCATTTGGAGGCTGAGGTGGTGGAATTGCTGTTGTTTTTCCTGGTGGGGTTGTGGTGGGGGGTGGTGAGAACTGAgcagttgttgttgttgttgctgcATGTTTTGTTGGTGTTTGAGCTTTGGTTGTTTTGcgcattcaaaaattttcttttcttttcttttcttttcttttcttctcttctggGATTGCTTTTGGGTGTTGTAAATTTGTAAGTGGTTTCTATTCTGAGGTATGGGGTTTATGTGATAGTAATgctccttccttttttttgtttgaagtaATTTGTTTAGCCTTTTTAGAATTTGGTTTTTCATGGATGATTTCTGCTGTTTATCTGAATCTGATGTGTGTAATCCTACCCAAATTTGGTGGGTTTTGGCATGAAGAATCTTGTTTTTTCTGTTTATTAGTTTATGTATCTGCTGATGCTTTTGATGATTCTGTTTGTTTATATCTTTCTACTTATATGCAGTGATTTAACCTTATCTCCCAATTAGGAGCCCACCTTAATGTGCATCCATGGGTGGTCAGAAAATTTAGTTTTACAGTTTCAATATGTTTTCCCCCCTGGGAAAGTTATCTAAAACAGTAAAACACCAATAAAATAATACACCAAAAGAAATTATTAGCAGGGTTATTAATTTAGAGAGATTATTATGTTTCTGTTCTACTATATTCGTTCATGTAtgattaataaatcaaaaaacaatAGATGTGGTCAAAAGTTAATAGATAAAAGcctaaaaaattgtaaaaaagaagagatgattattaatttttagaagATAGAAAAACTGTTAAAAGGAGGATATATGGTGTCAAAACTTAATAGTCCAAAagataaaaatgtttcaaagaTGTGATGGTTCTGAGAAAGGATTGAATTGAGCTTAATActgtattataaatttttgtttgctatttttttatgcaccttttcaattattaatttatatttcctaGAGTCCTTAaaggatttttaaataaattatgatctTGTGCATTTAAtgaggttattaatttagtacaCTGGCCCGAATTGGGACcataagattttattatttaaacgaggttattaatttattgaatatttatttatcgaGGTTTTATTGTAGTGTTTATGAATTTGGGATTGACAAAAGTGATTGGATTTATGAAGACAGTATTTTAACTAGGCATGCAGACGAATGACCATAATCCCCAAAGTTCTATTTTAAATGagtttaagataaaaaagagaTTCATTCAATTAAGggttattaaataaatacagGACTAATTTCAAATCCTATGAAGATTATAATgatacttttaattttaaatccccTATGGGTCTATATAATGGAGGTTCCTGAAAACTTACACCCTATACACTTTCATTGGTTGAGAAGAATATTGTAATGAAGAAGGAAGTGGAGTTCTTTGTGTTGGAGAAGTTGGTGGATTTGAACTTTTAAAGTTGCAGTGAAGCAGCATTCAGCATAGTAAACAGATTTGTTTAGTGGGCAATGTTTTTGTAGCAAAGTTTTGGAGTTCTTGAATGTGTTTGATCTGTCCTCCTGAAACTATCAGTAACTGGTTCTTTAGGATGGTTCTTTGTACCCAATGCTGATTGTTGGTGTGGAGATTTTCAGGTATCAGTTGCACTTTAGGCATCGTTCTGTTAGTTTCTAATGTAGTTGTGtcacataaaaaataagttaaactaGACCTTGTAGATAATGCATAATGGTCCAGAAGCAGGGGAGTGTGGTTTTGTGTTGGAGCTCATCTAATGTGGAAGTGTTCAAGATTTTGAACCTTCACATCCTTAACATGCTTTTTTCAGAGGACAAATGTTTCCTGTAATGAAAATCTGTTGCAAtatatcaattatattttaGTGGTTACTCTGTTCTTGCATATGGACTGATTGTTTCTGTCTCAGTCAATGATTGAGACATACTGCTGCCAACTCTTGGTGTTTTGCCTTTCCAGGCATGCTCTAAAAGTAAAATTGCTTTTAATAGTGTATGGTATTTACTTTTGATAATTGACTTTCAGAACAGGACATCTTTAATCAAATTCTGGTGTCATCATGCAGAAAAACACTTAGTTGGATTTGCTCAAGCTGAAAACAAACTAGGACCATCTCTTTTGACACCACCAAGCTCAAGTAAATTTGTATCATAATTTGGTGACTCGTCAAAAAGAGTAGGAAGCACTTTGGAAGAATGCAACACTTGTGTAAGAATGATTTTCATGTAAATTCAGCTCGTCCAACGTCACCATGTGATGCCAGTAGCCCACATTGGTGGACTTCAAGTGAAACAAATACTCAACAATCATCTCTGCCCAAATTTTCACGCCTCAAGATAGGAACTCAAACTATAGATTATCATAGTACCAAGGAATTGGGCTCCCAAGTTCGAGATCAGGATTCACCCTCAACTCGGTCAACTGGCCAGTCTTACCCTGGAGTGCTTCACTGGGGAGGAAACAACACTCATGGGCAAAGCATATTTTCAGCACACTTAGGTAGTTATGTACTTCTCTCTGtacattcttcttttttttatttcctctctctctctccctttcttCTTTTGGGGGGAGGGGTGGAAAAGGATATGCTGCTAGGTTTTTGtttatgttcttttttcttcttcttgtttggGGTCTGGGCTGGGGGCAATGCTGCAATgtttttgtttatgttttttaggAGTTAAAACAAAGCATAAGGTGTCACTCTCCTACTTTTTTGGGCTTTACCTTTAGCCTCTTTTTGATATATCACTTTTGCAACAGTGTGCTCCAAGTCATAGAGCAGATTTAAATGCAGGATAAGGCTGTAATGGTCCACCTGCAGGTGTGTCAGTGTAGCGTGTCATGACACATCGATAAACCTGTTGTGCAATGATTTAATATCTGTAGACAATGATATGGTTTGGGTTTTCCTCTGCCATTTGGAAGAGTCCCTAACGTTCCTTTTATTCAGGTGTCAGTACCTGTTTTGCTTAGGCCTGTGTCATATAATTCCCACTCTTTTTTGGATGAGCATGGCTTTATTGTGGCAGTATCCTTTAGATCAGTCCAATTGTGAACATTTATTCCCTTCCACTGAACTCAACTCCTCACAGTAGATGGTGTACACAAGGTAACACCATGTTTCATTGCTGGACCACCCCTAATGGTGCTTGGGCAGGCCATGGATTAATGGTGTTTACTGGTGTACCACCTCTGTGCCGATTTGTACATTTAAGAcctctcaaaaaatatttataacgcTTTGAATTAGCTGTTGCTTGCCATTCTTGAAGATCAAACCTGATTTCCCTGAGGATGCTCATAAGGAGGTCACTAtctatttatcaaaaaaagaaaaaaagaaagaaaaaggaggtCACTATCTCCAACCCTGAAAAAAGGTATGATTCAATCCCATGGCTTTGGTGCAACCAACTGGATAATTTACTAGCTTAGTTGGCATGCACCTCTAAAAGAACTATTTTCTCCTATGTTGTGAATTGTCACCCTAAAAGGGAATTAGCTCTCCTTGGCATGCACATGCGGGTACACACATTCATACACTCAAAAATGTGTTCACACACTCAAAAATGTGTTCACACACTCAACGACCCAACCTTATGGATCAACTTAGTGGATCCGGGTCTTTGGCGTATTTCCCAGAGACTTCACTGCTAAGCTAGCTCACAGCTCCTAGGAACTTTTTTGCCCTCACAAGCCACAACTTGTGAATGTCAGAAGGACATGCTTCCGTTTttagaaggaagaaaaaattaaCATGTTTTAAGTTTCAACATGATTGACaccattttaataaaaatatagttcCACTACCATGCTTGGCTTTGGGCATAAATAGTCATTCCATGTTCCTTTCTATTACATGTTTCCTTCAATTTGTGGAGCTGAATTAAGTTGGTGTTGGTTAGTTCTAAACGTATTTCAAGACTTCTCTAAACGTATTTCAAGACTTGCACCTCAAATTAATGGGTTTATTGTGCTTTTCTTGTTGTTAGGCTTGCAGAATGTCTAATTTGGCTGTTCTTGTGCTTGCTTAGGATACAAGGAAACTCATGGGAAGCCCATGGTATCAATCGGAAATCAGGATTATCTCTTCACTCCCTCACAAGTTGATTGCAACCAATTGACTGTAAGTGGATTCTTACTCATGGTTTTGGTGGTTGTGGGGTTGGAtgttaatattttgatttttatttttccgaTGTCAGGCTCGCATTCCAATCACTGCCACCGAGATATACCATTGCGACTTACTAGCACCTGCTTATGGTACAAAGGCTATGGTAAGTACTGCATGGTGTATAAGCCTGATTCTGTCTATGTTCTTATCTTTTGATCTATCTACACATAGATATATAAGACTATATGACCATTAGCAATTGGAATTAGACTTATTCCCTTCATTTTGATTCTTCAACacgttgaattttttttccctagttatactcatttttctttttaagatgATAAGACCCGATATGACCATTAGTGATTGGAATTAGACTTATTCCCTTCATTTTGATTCTTCaacaagttgaattttttttccctagttatactcatttttctttttaagatgATATGACCCAGTTTTACCCTCTATATAACTTGGCAATTTTTGGGTTATTCTGAATCATTACTAAATGTATACTTAGTCATTTTTAGTTGTTATTGAAATTTGTATTGCACTTTGTCATTTATATTAGCTTCCCGATTTACACCCCTTTTGAAATTTAGTCCTCAAGGGAAAGTAACGGAAATGAATGGAAGTAGACTTCAGTTCTTTGTGAGAATTTAAATAGGAAGGAACTATATATTCGCATCTCTTGCCTTTGATGCTATGAAAACAAAGAGCAATACaagaaattcaaagtttttCAGTGTTGAGATACAATTCCATCTGGATTTTACCAGTTTATTTACTTTGCCTGTTGTTTATGTTTTGATCTCGAATACCACCTTATGATGACTATGAAACGTGCAGCTGTTGCTTTCACCTCTAGTTACTGCAGTTTTTTCTATATGTGATCACACCTTTCTGGTCTATTTtaggatcatttttttttagtgtaagATCAACATATTACATTGATTAGCTTTCTGCTTTAGATTTATCATCATTTGAGAAAATCAGCCACTTGTTGGGACCAATTTGTTTGATCCAATGTTAAGAAAGGCTTTATGAACTTGTGGTTAATATGAAACCTCTGGTTGCTACATAAGTTCTTTGTTGGAGCATTTATTGTTGTGGTTCCTAACAGTGAAATGGTACCTTTTAGGACTCCTTTCTATCTTATCTCCATGTATGACCAATTAACAGGCCTTTTATGTGCTTAGTTAGTTCTAGACACGTAAATACTTCTTtagattttgtttaaaaaatgacCTGAACTTGTGTTTCTTTAGGCTTAGTTTGCTTTGACAGTAAGTTGCCAAGGGCTAccagtttcttttctttttggggAATCTCAAAACttgatataaacaaaaatatcaactGTTTTAGTGCCACAAACACCTACGCACAAGGGTTCTTAGAACCATTTCCATGATCTAGTTTTTCCCCAATACAGCAGATGTGCCTTAATGCTTGCCACATAACTGTAAAAGAGATCCAGTAAACAAGTATGGAGACTTGCCATTTGTCATATGCTTCAAACTGGTTATGCTCTTTTTGGTACGATGATTTCTTTGTGtgcctttctttttattctctgCTGAGTAACTCTAGCCAAAGGTGTGACTCATCAAAGTCTAGAAACCATCCTTCCCACCGATAGCACCTCCCCTATATATCCatgctttttcatttttctaatttgtaGTGAATTTGCCACAAATGGTATGCTGGCCTTACAGATTCTTTAATGTCATAAAGGAGGTCTACTAAGTTTTCCTGTCCacaaataccttttttttattttttttagtgattttctACTTTGCATCTCCTTTGCTGTTATGATTCTCTGCTTTACCTAtcctaattaatattttatagcagcaaagtttctttttttctatttcttaacCCCAGATTACTTCTTTATGAAGTCTAAGTTTCCAAGGCATAGATGCAAATTCAGTATTACAAAATGAGATTATTCTTATAACCCTTTTGAATCAGGGATGGACAGCTtaatgttttcttgatttttttttttcaaatatatgtgTGGGTTTCGATATAGATTCTGATTTTCTTGTCCTTCAATCAATCCATGACCTGAGTATTTAAACTGCATCACTTCCAGTGCTTTTGTACCCAAGAATGTGTTTCTTCTGCTACCCAATTATGACTTGTTTATCAATGATTCATCAACAGATTCATCATCCTCAAATGATGGGAATGGCCCCTTCTCGAGTGCCATTGCCTGTACTAAATCCACAAGAAGAGGTTATTTTCATCAATCCAAAGCAGTATAATGGAATTATGAGGCGGAGGAAGCATCGCGCCAAGCTTGAAGCTCAAACCAACCCTGTCAAAGCTAGAAAGGTTTGCCCCTATTTGACTCTGGCCTCTGGCTTCAAAGCAACACGCCAATGATGGTACTGTGATTGTTTTGACTGATACATTGTTGGGTCCTGTTTTGAAACTTGTGCAGCCTTATCTCCATGAGTCTAGGCATCTCCATGCCTTGAAGAGGCCTCGTGGAGCTGGTGGACGCTTCCTCAACATGTCCAAGCTCCAAGAACCCAAGCCTTCTTCTCCCTCAACAGATGCTCTGATTGCAGGCTCAGCTCAGCCACCTTTCAATGGAAATACTGCATCAGAGTCTGAAGTTCATCAGCCAGAAAACAACAGAGAAGGGGCTTCCACCACCTCCTGCTCTGATGTCACTAGCGGCTCAAACAGTGATGACGTCTTTCTGCAGCCAGAATTCAGGTTCTCCACCTACCCTCCTCACATTGGCGGATCCATGAAAAGGAATGATTCTGGGAGCAATAACTTAGGTGGGTCTGGCCTCGGGTGACAGACGAGGCAGACAGTGGATGTGTCAGCAGCTTGTGTTCATCGTCCATCGAACGATCCGGCTGCTGGTGTCCCTTGGAAAGTCATCCTTGGCTGTGTTTTCTTCATTAGTTCATAGCTTTGTCAGCTGAATACAAGATACGGAGATTGTTACTAGCtgttatttcactttttttttccattttgtttctCTTCGGAAATACAAAAGTAGATGAATTTGGATAAGATGGTGGTTTAGTACAATATGATTTGAACAGGGTTTTGGTCTGGTGTCTGCATGTGAATCTTGTTGCATGTAGACCGTAGAATTTCTTATGAATATAGTTTCAGAGATGAGAGCCCAAAAATCACTTTGAGCTCCTGTTTGGAAGGTTGGAAAATTGCAGGAAAATAATCTAAAGAcattaaagcttcaatttgtttggaaatgttggaaagttgcaggaaaagaaaataaagataccGAAGATTCATATTGTTGGGTGTAGGAATGCTAGTCTAAATATTCCATGTCAAAAAAGGGtctattttttacctttttccaATGTTTTCTTGGTCTCtctattttaattgaatttttggaATCCAAAAAGTTTGTTTTAGTATAGGTGCGTGTAAGCTGGCTCGGACATCTAcgtttataaaaacaatttttattttattttttattaagctTTGGAAAGCCTTTGTACctcaattataaatttttttttataatgatttttactttatattatataataaaaaattataatatatttatttgtaagttgctttgattaatataaaataataaataaattttttttataattttatttaatattatgaattattttttaaaaaataattatttgacttataaaaaatgtacatatttttaaattaattaatttttatatatttttaaattagcgAGTACAAGCCCGCTTTTACgaataattttcattaaattcaaAAAGTTCAAACAAAAGGAAAGACTTGGAATTTACACATCAATGGACTTCTTTGCCGACACCCAGCTGTCACAAAGTGAGCCTCACAGCCACAACCTACATTGCTTATGGTCTCTATCATGTGCCACTTGCAGCTTTACAGCATGATCAACGGTCTTTGTCTCCCCACGTGTTGCTCTAAGGTTCGTCAGATTTACTGACTCATTTTTTCACTGTGTGCCGCTTGCGATCAGAGCCTACAGTTCGGGTCGGGTC from Vitis vinifera cultivar Pinot Noir 40024 chromosome 9, ASM3070453v1 includes these protein-coding regions:
- the LOC100249800 gene encoding nuclear transcription factor Y subunit A-3 isoform X1; the protein is MQHLCKNDFHVNSARPTSPCDASSPHWWTSSETNTQQSSLPKFSRLKIGTQTIDYHSTKELGSQVRDQDSPSTRSTGQSYPGVLHWGGNNTHGQSIFSAHLGYKETHGKPMVSIGNQDYLFTPSQVDCNQLTARIPITATEIYHCDLLAPAYGTKAMIHHPQMMGMAPSRVPLPVLNPQEEVIFINPKQYNGIMRRRKHRAKLEAQTNPVKARKPYLHESRHLHALKRPRGAGGRFLNMSKLQEPKPSSPSTDALIAGSAQPPFNGNTASESEVHQPENNREGASTTSCSDVTSGSNSDDVFLQPEFRFSTYPPHIGGSMKRNDSGSNNLGGSGLG
- the LOC100249800 gene encoding nuclear transcription factor Y subunit A-3 isoform X2, with the translated sequence MFPSICGAELSWCWLVLNVFQDFSKRYKETHGKPMVSIGNQDYLFTPSQVDCNQLTARIPITATEIYHCDLLAPAYGTKAMIHHPQMMGMAPSRVPLPVLNPQEEVIFINPKQYNGIMRRRKHRAKLEAQTNPVKARKPYLHESRHLHALKRPRGAGGRFLNMSKLQEPKPSSPSTDALIAGSAQPPFNGNTASESEVHQPENNREGASTTSCSDVTSGSNSDDVFLQPEFRFSTYPPHIGGSMKRNDSGSNNLGGSGLG
- the LOC100249800 gene encoding nuclear transcription factor Y subunit A-3 isoform X3, which produces MVSIGNQDYLFTPSQVDCNQLTARIPITATEIYHCDLLAPAYGTKAMIHHPQMMGMAPSRVPLPVLNPQEEVIFINPKQYNGIMRRRKHRAKLEAQTNPVKARKPYLHESRHLHALKRPRGAGGRFLNMSKLQEPKPSSPSTDALIAGSAQPPFNGNTASESEVHQPENNREGASTTSCSDVTSGSNSDDVFLQPEFRFSTYPPHIGGSMKRNDSGSNNLGGSGLG